The proteins below are encoded in one region of Toxoplasma gondii ME49 chromosome IV, whole genome shotgun sequence:
- a CDS encoding hypothetical protein (encoded by transcript TGME49_319590), protein MEPGASGAFECTYTSQKTKKAKSWKDGVCTCQARNGFLRLLLFAAEEEATPTGETRLRRKGEPLDSHETPLQPLEALVDEDLEFPLHLVQLIRLLPPPPTRPPQKRPFSSQLSQRPYPPSVGTTRRFPFSSPASVSSCPSSSSSASSFSCSSSSISSFCSKAGAPHWNSAETASSENASQALPRRPRFRSRGGLFSSRVRIASETAISPSESRPGDALSPSCHSGRLSSLLPPQRELDMPREPEAVQQARAADPRFSCSSSTLAGESLECTYTPKPRDHTQTAVWEPARKAFVPPFASRSTSVSSVSLSSPSSGRSSSETAEPRVAAARCRYTSEASLSRRDALSTSSGVRPSREDCEAQSDRVSPRASPNTGDALQAPFAASCPAFQRFPNHTSEASFASQAMRDAPGRTRKPDAGAALPALKSEGNQAGTGNEKDETKCERLHGSDGEDAEPNASIERDGGRRGSDEQKDLSGTDTSGRELVTRFFARLATESLLQEMGEKRWRWTEHCSSLWADVPASFSPFSVETESLSRSETRARERENICLDERLHEEECESFKETLLFLSLFEAHGAANPFDDHSGFRSHTDGECLRKEKREVDYLKTQARSEKLGSFSSSAQSSTFPFSSSSCSFSSPSSSSLSSSSSSSLSSPSSSSLSSSSFSSSCSVAQSAAFAGCGEGRDLVEDDTFDLLEAPEVLSPRVEGDEKALPLLSAQEQACEETLAARTREEVSTEQVLQRRDPSRGRLRPWTRPRLSSQSRGDKGDTGDKGGTGGRGKEADRREGGKSGRGSEGRNTSESQECEVPLSSVEASLPLSCGTGGRYVPSMEIPRPSAVYGHRAEGKAFSSARSVSFWSSLRHGRTHGFSANKRFVVETERDTKEETQQATSLNAACVRRPSFCPPFAKGKASYRVPLPGHHPPHVLASQGASGASLSPSRSLSRRSSQTPATLPATLLSPRKEEEELPAFRPLASFPANAQTTRLSSILPLRFAIPQDPSKVAPLLVRQCMRGAVDSALWRMTRGEDQLENYCLSLFNSVALQIHGTVVELAASLQPVLYGKDSSAPAAAPLSSAAPLRERPAQSVSGPCLLASGIRLQVWASSPPLERAAALAARLKLKKQREVRRRRQQAREAEGRQKLRRKLHALGGRRRVSSDEEESEKDAETEETDTADRDQSGADEEDVGTEARPRYFLDFANCTVHTLGLPDHDRAAPSSHAWRASATSSPFSDPIAVLQKTVSRGDLWAVTANDDWTHPSQVLLCRSCWKGLHPRSGTLEVELLRLSSSASSLSASCSSTTSTEMEPLAEACPVWLPRLLRETREERTRETPGKLRLSAMLLGNFSNEFAAVEGIERLWKATKVPLPVLAGGGRASEREALSSASLPSEAAGDARLVCLSHALLSSFCQRTARVAEEGKADAAPEPSVVFHSDGEEGGDLHPRLQSIPLNMSSREAEHILREAISPNESRMHKLNDEQQAVLLAISRWFAYTDGRRPFQSLLRKKNAKEGGSRRAGSPRSPHERRREERRRHRDEKKKRRENALESSAECPPRIAAGERNEDDDGEGEGGGGEGEEREEEEWQRRDELEEEGVESPGGQAGEALGLESKRGGSGRRNDSSQALEDGRSEHILPGREIQNQSQSTQLESRFHSRANSDFSRFHLEERRPRESEATKRREITSDTGATYLKDGRRNCFHPASSSASSLCLSCDFGCSSSSREASPGTKGPRVHGGEAGEGRLRRQAPAGGSEARASSPTLSRQRRSKKRKICAPGPHGDASENGEDFIAGRNGEKVRNGRQEDETQTGETTEKEDFEDALRLLNCSRRRTDAPPFLLVQGVFGAGKSSLLAAALATLSRLLTAAKNKSHILLVCVTNAALDSVLLKLRFECMYTDFVRIGRLSETHPLLLPHAVSSSKDRAFALQEWKRLLHQFLVTDSTRASKSPGPLAPSRRPSSSPSSASSVPACLDMHKRVGDQEQPEELSVSAMAATLLARIEEGTFPPTVPQWRRARLFAATCSTAACADVFLSSPGLAIPFVFLDEATQAPETQVVSILSRFASQRLLQVGDCNQLPPVVKFPRVPFCSSFFSRVLPTLLKQERRAAAKDAETRACQRAKGTGPFPSVSQPNGEAGRDEGEGDGGGHGTASLLGLEETSEKQATADLKKRARRKKPKPVSRDSGESGREASSGSPPRSVSSRSRGASRFCSAVLFLRSQYRCHPVIGRLCSRLFYGEDYVKNGVSELARLPPLPSSFRGPLCCVSIRDSLERREGKSFVNWKEAFVVASIIQNLLKSSSIFELKQRMDPSTDVLSPQSVSLSGSLASPLASPLASPVAASILTSSLSSSLSSSCSSSLASSLASSFTARRLHASDVGVICLYRSQVACVESALKKVLPAAVVKEIQISTVDAFQGGEKEVVLLSCVRTTAAFLERRAEREQNSFRRAGPGQVPARPPAPDEAGGAPNHVYVHQELHARPGTPLSCAETGEGKFHIQGKGEAVSGPEAGPRNARQNLWSVSRSATAKQQASCSSGGQEGALKRKGSAESELVGTLRLLQDDPGEADGGGGSADKGKDFVNCRKRMNVAFSRARRQLVIVSHQALFQSDPAWREVWNSSVKLFL, encoded by the exons ATGGAACCTGGGGCGAGCGGCGCGTtcgagtgtacgtacacctcgcagaagacgaagaaggccaAATCCTGGAAAGATGGCGTATGTACATGTCAGGCGAGGAACGGAtttctgcggcttctgctctttgctgcggaggaggaggcgacgccgacgggagagacacgacttcgcagaaaaggagagccTCTGGATTCGCATGAAACTCCTTTACAGCCTTTGGAAGCTCTTGTCGA CGAGGACCTCGAGTTCCCTCTCCACCTCGTTCAATTGATTCGCCTGCTTCCTCCGCCACCCACGCGACCTCCGCAAAAGAGGCCTTTCTCTAGTCAACTCTCTCAAAGGCCGTATCCCCCAAGCGTCGGAACTACTAGacgctttcctttttcgtctcccgcgtccgtctcttcctgtccttcttcatcttcgtctgcgtcttctttctcttgttcgtcatcctccatctcctccttctgctcgAAGGCGGGAGCTCCTCACTGGAATTCGGCTGAAACCGCCTCGAGCGAAAATGCGTCTCAGGCTCTTCCCCGCCGACCGCGGTTCCGCAGTCGGGGTGGACTCTTCAGTTCTCGAGTGCGGATCGCTTCTGAGACTGCCATTTCTCCCTCAGAGTCGCGACCGGGTGACGCTCTTTCACCCTCTTGCCACAGTggccgcctctcctctcttctgcctccacAGAGGGAATTGGACATGCCGCGCGAACCTGAAGCCGTGCAACAGGCTCGCGCGGCAgatccgcgtttctcctgctcctcctccACCCTCGCCGGCGAGTCCCtcgagtgtacatacaccccaaaGCCTCGCGACCACACGCAGACAGCAGTCTGGGAGCCAGCGCGCAAGGCGTTTGTCCCGCCGTTCGCTTCTCGAAGCACCAGTGTTTCTtcggtctctctttcttctccgtcttctggACGGTCGTCTTCTGAAACTGCCGAGCCGCGGGTGGCGGCCGCGAGGTGTCGATACACCTCggaggcgtctctgtctcgtcgcgACGCGCTGTCGACGTCGAGCGGCGTACGTCCTTCCCGAGAAGACTGCGAAGCTCAGTCAGACCGGGTTTCTCCGCGCGCTTCACCAAACACAGGCGACGCGCTCCAGGCGCCCTTCGCGGCTTCTTGTCCAGCCTTTCAGCGGTTTCCGAACCACACGAGTGAggcttccttcgcctctcagGCCATGCGAGACGCCCCAGGGAGGACGCGAAAGCCCGACGCAGGTGCTGCGTTGCCTGCGCTGAAGTCGGAGGGGAACCAGGCAGGGACCGGcaacgagaaagacgaaacgaagTGTGAGAGGCTGCAtggaagcgacggagaggacgcgGAGCCAAATGCCAGCATCGAAAGAGacgggggaagaagaggaagcgacgaacAGAAAGATCTCAGCGGCACAGACACCAGCGGCAGAGAACTCGTCACGCGATTCTTTGCAAGGCTCGCCACAGAATCGCTTCTTCAAGAAATGGGTGAGAAGAGGTGGCGGTGGACCGAACActgctcgtctctctgggCAGACGTccctgcttctttttctcctttctcggtggagacggagagctTGTCTCGGAGCGAGACaagagcaagagaaagagagaacattTGTCTCGACGAACGACTCCACGAAGAAGAGTGCGAAAGCTTCAAAGAGAcactcctctttctctcgctctttgaGGCACACGGAGCTGCAAATCCGTTCGATGACCATTCCGGTTTCCGCTCTCACACAGATGGCGAATGCctcaggaaagaaaagcgagaagtcGACTACCTGAAAACACAAGCCCGCTCTGAAAAGCtcggttccttctcttcctctgctcagTCTTCGActtttcccttctcttcttcctcgtgttctttctcttctccgtcgtcgtcttctctctcgtcttcctcgtcttcttctctttcgtctccttcgtcttcttctctttcgtcttcttcgttctcttcttcttgctccgTTGCGCAATCTGCAGCTTTTGCGGGTTGTGGAGAAGGCCGGGATTTGGTGGAAGATGACACTTTTGATCTTCTTGAAGCTCCAGAAGTCCTCTCGCCTCGagtcgaaggagacgagaaggcgcTGCCGCTGCTCTCAGCTCAAGAACAGGCGTGTGAGGAGACTCTTGCTgcaagaacgagagaagaggtcTCGACAGAGCAAGTCTtacagagaagagacccGTCACGGGGGAGACTCCGGCCTTGGACTCGCCCGAGGCTCTCCTCCCAGagtcgaggagacaaaggagataccggagacaaaggaggtacaggaggcagagggaaggaagcagacagaagagaaggcggaaaaaGCGGAAGAGGCAGTGAAGGGAGAAACACGAGTGAATCACAAGAATGTGAAGTTCCGCTCTCCAGCGTCGAagcgtctcttcccctctcttgcGGGACTGGCGGAAGATACGTCCCCAGCATGGAAATCCCTCGACCTTCTGCGGTGTATGGACACCGCGCAGAAGGCAAGGCCTTTTCCAGTGCACGCAGCGTCTCTTTTTGGTCTTCTCTGCGACACGGTCGCACCCACGGTTTCTCTGCCAACAAGCGGTTCGttgtggagacagagagagatactAAAGAAGAGACCCAGCAGGCAACTAGTCTCAACGCAGCCTGCGTTCGCCGCCCCTCTTTCTGCCCTCCCTTTGCCAAGGGCAAGGCATCGTACCGCGTCC CGCTTCCCGGGCATCATCCACCTCACGTTCTCGCGTCTCAAGGAGCTTCTggagcttctctgtctccttcgcgttccCTGTCTCGCCGTTCCTCCCAAACGCCTGCAACCCTGCCAGCgacgctcctgtctccgaggaaggaagaagaggaactgcCTGCCTTCCGCCCTCTCGCCTCGTTTCCTGCGAACGCACAGACTACTCGACTGTCTTCGATCCTCCCGCTGCGTTTCGCCATCCCCCAAGACCCAAGTAAA GTCGCCCCCCTGCTCGTccgccagtgcatgcgcggcgccGTGGACTCTGCCTTATGGAGGATGACCAGGGGCGAGGATCAGCTCGAGAACTattgcctgtctctcttcaactCGGTCGCTCTCCAGATCCACGGGACCGTCGTCGAGCTCGCCGCCAGCCTTCAACCCGTCctgt ACGGAAAAGACTCTTCAGCACCTGCGGCtgcgcctctttcttctgctgcccCTTTGAGAGAAAGGCCTGCACAAAGTGTCTCCGgcccgtgtctcctcgcctccggcATTCGCCTGCAAGTTTGGGCGTCTTCCCCCCCTCTCGAGCGCGCGGCTGCGTTGGCGGCGCGTCTG aaactgaagaagcagcgagaagtACGGCGGCGCAGACAGCAAGCACGAGAGGCGGAAGGGCGTCAGAAGCTGCGAcggaaactgcatgcgcttgggGGCCGGCGCCGAGTCtcgagcgacgaagaagagtccgagaaggacgcagagacagaggagacagacacggcGGACCGAGATCAAAGTGGAGCAGATGAAGAGGACGTCGGGACTGAGGCGCGCCCGCGCTACTTCCTCGACTTCGCAAACTGTACAGTACATACACTGGGTCTCCCCGACCACGATCGAGCTGCGCCGTCGTCGCATGCGTGGCGAGCTTCTGCGAcatcttcgcctttctcggaCCCGATCGCCGTCCTCCAGAAAACGGTTTCGCGCGGGGACTTGTGGGCCGTCACTGCCAACG ACGACTGGACGCACCCCTCGCAAGTGTTGCTCTGCCGCTCCTGCTGGAAAGGCCTGCATCCTCGCTCCGGCACACTGGAAGTCGaactccttcgtctctcgtcttctgcctcttctctctctgcgtcttgctCGTCGACTACCTCGACGGAGATGGAGCCTCTCGCCGAGGCATGCCCTGTCTGGTtgccgcggctgctgcgagaaactcgagaggagagaacaagagagacgccgggaaaactgcgtctctccgccatGCTGCTCGGAAACTTCTCGAACGAATTTGCCGCAGTCGAAGGCATCGAGAGACTCTGGAAA gCTACGAAGGTCCCGCTGCCGGTGCTCGCTGGCGGCGGCAGAGCCTCTGAGAGAGAGGCgttgtcttctgcttcgctgccttccgAGGCTGCAGGTGACGCTCGCCTCGTGTGTTTATCGCATGCATTGCTTTCCTCGTTCTGTCAAAGAACGGCACGAGTCGCTGAGGAAGGGAAGGCAGACGCAGCGCCCGAGCCGTCCGTCGTCTTCCACTctgacggagaagaaggtggagatTTACATCCTCGCCTGCAGTCCATTCCTCTC AATATGAGTTCTCGGGAGGCGGAGCATATTCTGCGCGAGGCGATTTCTCCGAACGAAAGCCGAATGCACAAGCTGAACGACGAGCAGCAAGCGGTGCTGCTGGCCATCAGTCGCTGGTTCGCGTACACGGACGGCCGGCGCCCGTTCCAGTCTCTTTtgcgaaagaagaacgccAAGGAGGGGGGAAGCCGGAGAGCAGGTTCGCCGCGCAGTCCTCACGAGAGGCGCcgggaggagaggcgaagacacagagatgagaaaaagaagagaagagaaaatgcGCTCGAATCTAGCGCAGAATGCCCACCGAGGATagcagcgggagagagaaatgaagacgacgatggggaaggagagggaggaggaggagaaggagaagagagagaagaagaagaatggcagaggagagatgaactagaagaagaaggagtcGAGTCCCCAGGGGGACAGGCGGGCGAGGCGCTTGGACTTGAAAGCAAACGTGGTGGAAGCGGTCGTAGAAACGACTCGTCTCAAGCGCTCGAGGACGGGAGGTCTGAGCACATTTTGCCTGGCAGGGAAATTCAGAATCAGAGTCAAAGCACGCAACTCGAATCGAGATTTCATTCTCGAGCAAACAGCGATTTCTCACGCTTTCACCTCGAGGAAAGGCgtccgagagagagcgaagccaCCAAGAGACGAGAAATAACAAGCGATACAGGGGCGACGTATCTGAAGGATGGTCGCCGAAACTGCTTCCACCCGgcctcctcgtctgcttcgtctttgtgtctctcttgtgaCTTCGgttgttcttcgtcttcaagAGAGGCATCTCCAGGAACGAAAGGTCCACGTGTACacggaggagaggcaggcgagggGAGACTGAGGAGACAAGCACCAGCAGGCGGGAGTGAagctcgcgcttcttcgccgactctgtcgagacagcgaagaagcaagaagagaaagattTGCGCGCCGGGGCCTCACGGCGACGCGAGCGAAAATGGTGAAGACTTCATTGCAGGTcgcaacggagagaaggtgCGAAACGGACgacaggaagacgaaacgcaAACCGGcgaaacgacagagaaagaagacttTGAAGACGCTCTGCGGCTTCTCAATTGCAGCCGACGACGCACGGACGCGCCGCCATTTCTGCTGGTCCAGGGTGTCTTCGGAGCTGGCAAAAGTTCTCTCCTTGCAGCTGCTCTGGCGACGCTTTCGAG GCTGTTGACTGCAGCGAAGAATAAGAGTCACATTTTGCTGGTTTGCGTGACGAACGCCGCGCTCGACTCGGTTCTCCTCAAGCTCCGCTtcgagtgtatgtacactgaCTTTGTGCGCATCGGCCGCCTCTCTGAAACCCAtccgcttctcctccctcacGCCGTGTCCAGCAGCAAAGACCGCGCTTTCGCACTCCAGGAGTGGAAGCGCCTCTTGCATCAATTCCTTGTGACCGACTCTACGCGAGCCTCCAAATCCCCGGGGCCTCTCGCACCCTCGCGcaggccttcttcctctccgagttctgcgtcttctgttccGGCTTGTTTGGACATGCACAAGCGCGTCGGCGACCAAGAACAGCCAGAAGagctttctgtgtctgccaTGGCTGCGACTCTGCTGGCGAGGATCGAGGAAGGCACATTTCCTCCCACAGTCCCG CAGTGGAGGCGCGCCCGGCTGTTTGCGGCTACGTGTAGCACGGCTGCTTGCGCGgacgtcttcctctcttctcccggcCTTGCGATTCCGTTCGTCTTTCTGGACGAAGCCACACAGGCACCGGAGACTCAGGTTGTCTCCATCTTGTCGCGCTTCGCCtcgcagcgtctcctccaaGTTGGAGACTGTAACCAACTGCCGCCCGTCGTCAAGTTTCCGCGAGTTCCGttctgctcctccttcttctcccgcgtgcTCCCCACTCTCTTGAAGCAAGAACGGCGCGCTGCGGCGAAGGACGCGGAGACGCGGGCATGCCAAAGAGCCAAAGGGACAGGGCCTTTCCCCTCCGTTTCGCAGCCCAACGGCGAGgcggggagagacgaaggcgaaggtgACGGCGGTGGACATGGGacagcctctcttctcggcctggaagagacaagcgagaagCAGGCCACTGCGGatctgaagaagcgagcgagaagaaagaagccgaAGCCTGTGTCGcgagacagcggcgagagTGGGCGAGAAGCTTCTTCGGGGTCGCCGCCGcgctctgtgtcttcgcggtctcgaggcgcctcgcgcttctgcaGTGCCGTTTTGTTTTTGAGGTCGCAGTATCGCTGCCACCCTGTGATTGGCCGGCTCTGCAGTCGACTCTTTTACGGCGAGGACTACGTGAAGAACGGTGTGTCAGAACTCGCGAGgctccctcctctcccctcctcgTTCCGCGggcctctctgctgcgtAAGCATCCGCGACAGTCTCGAACGTCGAGAGGGCAAGAGCTTTGTCAACTGGAAAGAGGCCTTTGTCGTCGCGTCCATCATCCAGAATCTCCTAAAATCGTCTTCCATCTTCGAGTTGAAACAACGAATGGACCCCTCAACAgacgttctctctcctcagtcagtgtctctctctggttccctggcttctcctcttgcttctcctctcgcttctcctgtcGCCGCTTCTAttctcacttcttctctctcgtcttctctctcttcttcgtgttcttcttctctcgcttcttcgctggcgtCGTCTTTCACAGCGCgacggctgcatgcgtcggatGTTGGAGTGATCTGTTTGTATCGGAGCCAAgtcgcatgcgtcgagaGTGCCCTGAAGAAAGTGCTCCCAGCCGCGGTCGTGAAGGAAATTCAGATCTCGACCGTCGACGCATTTcagggaggcgagaaggaggtaGTTCTGCTCTCCTGCGTGAGGACGACGGCAGCGTTTCTCGAGCgcagagccgagagagaacagaacaGCTTCAGACGAGCAGGCCCAGGCCAAGTTCCGGCGCGCCCGCCGGCTCCCGACGAAGCGGGAGGAGCGCCGAACCacgtgtacgtacaccaggaactgcatgcaaggccGGGCACACCCTTAAGCTGcgcagagacgggagaaggcAAGTTCCATATACAGGGGAAAGGCGAAGCGGTCAGTGGGCCAGAGGCAGGTCCCCGAAACGCGCGGCAAAACCTGTGGAGCGTTTCGCGTTCGGCCACAGCGAAACAGCAGGCGAGCTGCAGTTCTGGCGGCCAGGAGGGAGCTTTGAAGCGGAAGGGAAGCGCAGAGAGCGAGTTAGTAGGCactcttcgtcttttgcAGGACGACCCGGGGGAGGCGGACGGAGGCGGAGGGAGCGCCGACAAAGGGAAGGACTTTGTCAACTGCAGGAAAAGGATGAACGTCGCGTTCAGCCGGGCAAGACGGCAACTCGTGATCGTCAGTCATCAGGCGCTCTTTCAGAGCGACCCCGCTTGGCGTGAGGTCTGGAACTCGAGCGTCAAACTCTTTCTTTGA